The following proteins are co-located in the Vigna unguiculata cultivar IT97K-499-35 chromosome 9, ASM411807v1, whole genome shotgun sequence genome:
- the LOC114163021 gene encoding potassium channel KAT3: MSMSSRERRCSSNEMASVSSTIFPAFGTPIFHVEPYSNLRKYVISPYDRRYQLWQTLVVALVVYSAWASPFELAFRKLLAGSLLTVVDLLVDAFFAVDIILTFFVAYFDTSTYLLVHDHNKIALRYVKKLHFTMDLASTLPIEQIYQILTGKPSRSELFGFLIMLRLWRLRRVSELFARLEKDIRINYSATRFCKLICVTLFAAHFAGCMFFWLAVEHKTPKHTWLGNKTQDFHELGVGLGYTYSVYWSVSTLTSVGYGDFYAVNLTEMLFCIFYMLFNIGLGAYIIGNMTTLLVHSSVGTFAVRDVFNKILQYANKNRLPGRLKEQILAHMQLKFKTAELQQELLEDLPKTIRSCIAHHLFRNIVETAYLFKGVSDYFITQLVSETKAEYYPSKVDIILQNEMPKYLYILVSGSLDVLKYNNGSEQFLFELESGDMAGEIGVMFNIPQPFTVRSRGLSQVIRINHHHFKQMVQPFSDDGKAIMYNFIRHLNGLKGKVLEEISYVTELLGDLEHWFLQHLKQNEGTLHEVSRYQDPYKEGKIGNFKPLRRPVPVRVTIHGHHPNENKMGNGTTPKLILLPNSIEDIFRAAERKFGKRGSKILMADGTEVEELNAIRENDELYIL; encoded by the exons ATGTCGATGTCGTCTCGAGAGAGAAGATGCTCAAGCAACGAAATGGCCTCTGTTTCAAGTACCATCTTTCCAGCATTTGGCACCCCCATCTTTCATGTAGAACCTTATTCCAACCTAAGAAAATACGTCATTTCTCCCTATGACCGTAGATATCA ATTGTGGCAAACGTTGGTAGTGGCTTTGGTAGTGTACTCTGCATGGGCATCTCCATTCGAGCTAGCTTTCAGAAAACTGTTAGCTGGGTCATTGTTGACCGTTGTCGATCTCCTTGTTGATGCCTTCTTTGCAGTTGACATAATCCTTACTTTCTTTGTGGCTTACTTCGATACATCAACTTATCTCCTCGTCCATGATCATAACAAGATTGCTCTCAG GTACGTCAAAAAGTTGCACTTCACCATGGATCTAGCCTCCACTCTGCCAATTGAGCAGATATATCAAATTCTGACGGGCAAGCCAAGCAGAAGCGAGTTATTTGGTTTCCTAATTATGCTAAGACTCTGGAGATTGAGGCGTGTTAGCGAACTCTTCGCAAG GCTAGAGAAAGACATACGAATCAATTATTCTGCGACAAGATTTTGCAAACTTATATGT GTTACACTATTTGCAGCACACTTCGCAGGCTGCATGTTTTTTTGGTTGGCTGTCGAGCACAAGACACCGAAACACACGTGGTTAGGGAACAAAACACAGGACTTTCATGAATTGGGAGTCGGGTTGGGTTACACTTATTCTGTGTACTGGTCTGTTTCAACCCTTACCAGCGTTGGATATGGAGATTTTTATGCAGTAAATTTAACGGAGATGCTTTTCTGCATTTTTTACATGCTCTTTAACATCGGCCTCGGTGCATATATTATTGGAAACATGACAACTCTGTTGGTTCATAGCTCTGTCGGAACCTTTGCCGTA AGGGATGTCTTCAACAAAATATTACAGTATGCAAACAAAAATAGACTCCCGGGACGACTAAAGGAGCAAATATTGGCACACATGCAATTGAAGTTTAAGACTGCAGAGTTGCAGCAAGAACTGTTAGAAGACCTGCCTAAAACTATAAGATCCTGTATTGCTCACCACCTTTTCAGAAACATAGTTGAAACAGCATATTTATTCAAAGGAGTTTCTGATTATTTTATCACCCAGCTG GTGTCAGAAACGAAGGCAGAATACTACCCATCTAAGGTTGACATTATCTTGCAAAATGAGATGCCAAAATATTTGTACATCTTGGTATCTGGGTCACTG GATGTGTTGAAATACAATAATGGGTCAGAACAG TTTTTATTCGAACTTGAGTCTGGAGACATGGCAGGAGAAATAGGCGTGATGTTTAATATTCCACAACCTTTTACAGTAAGAAGTAGAGGGCTCTCCCAGGTCATACGAATCAATCATCATCACTTCAAGCAGATGGTGCAACCATTTAGTGACGATGGGAAGGCTATCATGTACAACTTTATTCGG CATTTGAACGGCCTCAAAGGCAAGGTGCTAGAAGAAATATCTTATGTAACGGAATTGCTGGGTGACCTTGAg CACTGGTTTTTGCAGCATCTGAAACAAAATGAGGGCACACTCCATGAAGTTTCAAGATATCAAGATCCATATAAAGAAG GAAAAATAGGAAATTTCAAACCACTGAGAAGACCAGTCCCCGTTAGAGTTACAATCCACGGACACCATCCCAATGAAAACAAAATGGGAAATGGAACAACGCCAAAGCTCATACTTCTCCCAAATTCGATAGAAGATATTTTCAGAGCTGCAG AGAGAAAATTCGGAAAAAGAGGAAGCAAAATTCTCATGGCTGACGGCACAGAAGTAGAAGAATTAAACGCGATAAGGGAGAATGATGAGTTGTATATTCTCTAA
- the LOC114163020 gene encoding uncharacterized protein LOC114163020, protein MASSELITTEVESENPLSSLIYEVSNEAQEIMENIFKTITEINHSSAVIEEEIEKCKGSALERKRALNEDRDNFQKAAYAVLDMLNRE, encoded by the exons ATGGCGTCCTCAGAGCTAATAACTACAGAAGTAGAATCCGAAAATCCCCTTTCTTCTCTCATCTACG AGGTATCTAATGAAGCCCAAGAGATCATGGAGAACATATTTAAGACGATCAC TGAAATCAATCATAGTTCTGCAGTTATAGAAGAGGAGATAGAGAAATGCAAAGGTTCTGCTCTTGAGAGGAAAAGAGCCTTAAACGAAGACAGAGATAACTTTCAAAAAGCTGCTTATGCTGTTCTGGACATGCTCAACAGAGAGTAA